Proteins encoded within one genomic window of Marinobacter halotolerans:
- the recQ gene encoding DNA helicase RecQ codes for MDFEQLSTVRPETSGQTPEEVLHRVFGYENFRLLQGDIIHEVVSGGDALVLMPTGGGKSLCYQVPALVRTGTAVVISPLIALMQDQVAALKELGVRAAFLNSTMDFHQAQETENLLMTGELDLLYCAPERLIQPRTLNLLKDASLSLFAIDEAHCVSQWGHDFRSDYLELSRLATEFPGVPRIALTATADERTRKEIAERLSLTSARHFISSFDRPNIQYRIAPKTNANRQLLDFIGTEHSGDCGIVYCLSRNKVDATAKLLQKQGYNALPYHAGLDGVTRSRHQERFLREDGVIIVATIAFGMGIDKPDVRFVAHLDLPKSLEAYYQETGRAGRDGKPSTAWMVYGLQDVIKLRQMLEGSQGNDQFKRVERQKLDAMLGLCEVTQCRRQVLLRYFGDTLDQPCGNCDTCLNPPETWDGKVAVQKALSCVFRTGQRFGVTYLIDVLRGSENERILQFGHQAVSTYGIGQELSANEWKSVFRQLVANGYLRADPEGYGALQLTEDCRPLLKGEVAIELRKDPIQKAGQARGGAGKTSGSNRGRKFADEVEDKDAWEALRACRKALADEKGVPPYVIFHDATLFEILAKQPASLSDMAEITGVGAAKLEKYGDQFLAALKPFLRTR; via the coding sequence ATGGACTTTGAGCAGTTAAGCACCGTTCGCCCTGAAACCTCCGGTCAGACACCGGAAGAGGTTCTGCACCGGGTATTCGGCTATGAAAATTTCCGTCTGCTTCAGGGCGACATCATCCATGAGGTGGTGAGTGGCGGCGATGCCCTCGTTCTGATGCCTACCGGCGGTGGTAAATCCCTGTGCTACCAGGTGCCTGCCCTGGTGCGTACTGGTACGGCAGTCGTTATCTCGCCCCTGATTGCCCTGATGCAGGACCAGGTGGCGGCGCTTAAGGAACTGGGCGTCAGGGCGGCGTTCCTGAATTCCACCATGGATTTTCATCAGGCCCAGGAAACTGAAAACCTCCTGATGACCGGCGAGCTGGACCTGCTGTACTGCGCTCCCGAGCGCCTGATTCAACCCCGTACCCTGAACCTTCTCAAAGACGCCTCACTGTCTCTCTTTGCCATAGACGAGGCGCACTGTGTGTCCCAGTGGGGCCATGATTTCCGTTCCGACTACCTAGAACTCAGCCGCCTGGCGACGGAATTCCCCGGCGTACCGCGGATCGCACTGACCGCTACCGCCGACGAACGCACCCGAAAGGAAATTGCCGAACGCCTTTCTCTGACCAGCGCCCGGCACTTCATCAGCAGCTTCGACCGGCCCAATATACAGTACCGGATTGCCCCGAAAACCAACGCAAACCGACAGTTGCTGGATTTTATTGGCACCGAGCACAGCGGCGATTGCGGCATTGTGTACTGCCTGTCCCGTAACAAAGTGGACGCCACGGCAAAGCTTTTGCAGAAGCAGGGCTACAACGCCCTTCCCTATCATGCCGGTCTCGACGGCGTGACACGCTCCCGGCACCAGGAACGGTTCCTGCGGGAAGATGGCGTGATTATCGTGGCGACCATCGCCTTTGGCATGGGCATCGACAAGCCGGATGTTCGCTTTGTCGCGCACCTGGATCTGCCCAAAAGCCTGGAAGCCTACTATCAGGAAACCGGCCGTGCCGGTCGCGACGGCAAGCCCTCGACCGCCTGGATGGTGTACGGATTGCAGGACGTCATCAAGCTGCGGCAGATGCTGGAGGGCTCTCAGGGCAATGACCAGTTCAAACGGGTTGAGCGCCAGAAACTGGACGCCATGCTGGGGCTTTGTGAAGTCACCCAGTGCCGGCGTCAGGTGCTGCTGCGGTATTTCGGCGACACCCTCGACCAGCCCTGCGGCAACTGCGACACCTGTCTGAACCCGCCGGAAACCTGGGATGGCAAGGTGGCGGTCCAGAAGGCCCTTTCCTGCGTGTTCCGCACCGGGCAACGGTTCGGCGTGACCTACCTCATTGACGTGCTGCGGGGGTCTGAAAACGAACGCATTCTGCAGTTTGGCCACCAGGCCGTCTCCACCTATGGCATAGGCCAGGAGCTGTCCGCCAACGAGTGGAAATCCGTCTTCCGGCAGCTGGTGGCCAACGGCTACTTGCGGGCAGACCCGGAGGGCTACGGCGCTCTGCAACTGACGGAAGACTGTCGCCCATTGCTGAAAGGCGAAGTGGCCATCGAACTGCGCAAAGATCCCATCCAGAAAGCGGGCCAGGCCCGCGGCGGTGCCGGCAAGACCAGCGGATCGAATCGTGGGCGCAAGTTTGCGGACGAAGTGGAAGACAAGGACGCCTGGGAAGCCCTGCGGGCCTGTCGCAAGGCCCTGGCGGACGAAAAAGGCGTGCCGCCCTACGTGATATTCCACGATGCCACGCTGTTCGAGATTCTCGCGAAACAGCCGGCATCACTGTCGGATATGGCGGAAATCACCGGGGTTGGCGCCGCCAAGCTGGAGAAGTATGGCGATCAGTTCCTGGCGGCGCTGAAACCCTTTTTACGCACGCGGTAA
- a CDS encoding lysophospholipid acyltransferase family protein, with protein MQEFDAIRPYSDEETGAAIGQLVRDREFLDMVGRFKTPTLARWAPAPLRAWVRRWLVRRFGNVTRINDLQAKLSGYVAELIGSTTSRVTQSGLENLNKSGAYLFISNHRDIVFDPMVVNYLLFANGFNTTRIAIGDNLLSNRVFAEMMRLNKSFVVRRNMTSPREMRDAYLMLSGFINHSIDSNESIWIAQREGRAKDGLDVTDPAIIKMFYMSRKKSGLSFAEAMNRLHIVPVSIAYEYDPCDLDKARELETRARTGQYAKAKDEDTESIMKGLTGFKGHVHVHFGQPIADAEDDPRALSARIDHEMHANYHLHSSNLVAYQQRSIHPQSHLTEGSESSSIVTAETFSPADIDAAEAEIERRLDACTPEARPYLLDMYANPVVSALEANQRSQPPSDSSN; from the coding sequence ATGCAGGAATTCGATGCTATTCGTCCTTACAGCGACGAAGAAACCGGGGCCGCAATCGGTCAACTGGTCAGAGACCGCGAATTTCTTGATATGGTCGGTCGCTTCAAAACACCGACACTTGCCAGGTGGGCGCCTGCGCCGCTTCGAGCATGGGTACGGCGCTGGCTGGTCCGTCGTTTCGGCAATGTAACCCGGATCAATGACCTTCAGGCCAAGCTCTCGGGCTATGTCGCCGAACTGATTGGCAGCACTACCAGCCGTGTGACCCAGAGTGGCCTGGAAAACCTGAACAAGTCCGGCGCCTACCTGTTTATCTCCAACCACCGGGATATTGTGTTTGATCCTATGGTGGTGAATTACCTGCTGTTCGCCAACGGATTCAATACCACCCGCATCGCCATTGGCGACAACCTGCTGTCCAACCGCGTGTTTGCGGAAATGATGCGGCTGAACAAGAGCTTCGTCGTTCGCCGCAATATGACCAGTCCGCGGGAAATGCGGGACGCCTATCTGATGCTTTCGGGGTTCATCAATCACAGCATAGATAGCAACGAGAGCATCTGGATAGCCCAGCGGGAAGGGCGGGCGAAAGATGGCCTGGATGTTACAGACCCGGCCATTATCAAGATGTTCTACATGAGCCGGAAGAAAAGCGGGCTGAGTTTCGCAGAGGCAATGAATAGGCTCCACATCGTGCCGGTGTCCATCGCCTATGAATACGATCCCTGCGATCTGGACAAGGCCCGTGAGCTTGAAACCCGCGCCCGCACTGGTCAGTACGCCAAGGCCAAGGATGAGGACACAGAGTCCATCATGAAGGGCCTGACGGGCTTTAAAGGCCACGTTCACGTGCATTTCGGTCAGCCGATCGCAGACGCCGAGGACGACCCCAGGGCGCTTTCGGCCCGAATCGACCACGAGATGCACGCCAACTACCACCTGCATTCGTCCAACCTGGTGGCTTACCAGCAGCGGTCGATCCACCCCCAGTCCCACTTGACCGAGGGGTCGGAGAGCAGCTCGATCGTTACCGCGGAAACCTTTTCGCCGGCAGACATCGACGCGGCAGAGGCGGAGATCGAACGCAGGCTTGACGCCTGTACCCCCGAAGCGAGGCCGTACCTGCTGGACATGTACGCTAACCCGGTGGTTTCGGCGCTTGAAGCTAACCAGCGCAGTCAGCCACCCAGTGATTCTTCTAACTGA
- a CDS encoding alpha/beta hydrolase, with protein sequence MQDLKYIEIETNPNPTASVIWLHGLGASGHDFEPVVPELGLPEDAAVRFIFPHAPNLPVTINGGMRMPAWYDIKAMDIDRVVDKEQLMESSDAVARLVDQEIERGVNSENIVIAGFSQGGAVAYELGLSYPKRLAGILALSTYFATAKTVTLSEANREIPIKVYHGTSDPMVPESLGRLSVDQLKELGYAPSYQTYPMEHSVCLEEIQDIGQFLRRHLL encoded by the coding sequence GTGCAAGACCTGAAATACATTGAAATCGAGACCAACCCGAACCCGACGGCTTCTGTGATCTGGCTTCACGGCCTGGGCGCCAGCGGCCATGATTTTGAACCGGTGGTGCCGGAGCTGGGCCTGCCAGAGGATGCGGCGGTGCGGTTTATCTTTCCCCATGCCCCGAATCTGCCGGTAACCATTAACGGCGGCATGCGCATGCCTGCCTGGTACGACATCAAGGCCATGGATATTGACCGTGTGGTTGATAAAGAGCAGTTGATGGAGTCGTCTGATGCTGTGGCCCGGCTTGTAGACCAGGAAATCGAGCGTGGCGTGAACAGTGAAAATATTGTGATCGCCGGCTTTTCCCAGGGCGGGGCGGTTGCCTATGAACTAGGGTTGAGCTACCCGAAACGGCTTGCAGGTATTCTGGCGCTGTCTACTTATTTCGCCACAGCCAAAACAGTGACGCTGTCGGAGGCAAACCGCGAAATTCCTATCAAGGTGTATCACGGAACTTCTGATCCAATGGTACCTGAATCGCTTGGGCGCCTGAGTGTCGACCAATTGAAGGAACTTGGATACGCCCCGTCTTATCAGACCTATCCCATGGAACATAGCGTCTGCCTTGAGGAAATACAGGACATCGGCCAGTTCCTTCGCAGGCACCTGCTTTGA
- the glgP gene encoding alpha-glucan family phosphorylase: MHKATEFRLEANPLIPEPLERLEELANDLFYSWDHGVRSLFARIDLRLWQKVEHNPKLFLRRVAQDRLDEASEDRAFLAEYRRVLSSYDSYLESGPDPEVTEKLEPEKALVAYFCAEFGFHESFPIYSGGLGILAGDHCKAASDLALPFVAVGLLYRQGYFIQSIDAHGQQIARYRSHSSDELPITPLEINGEVLKVSVPFPGRDVVARVWEARVGHIRLYLLDSYTEENSPEDQDLTLQLYGGDESTRISQEMLLGIGGARVLEALNLIPTVWHINEGHAAFQILERCRQTMASGLAFEAALEAVAGATLFTTHTPVAAGHDIFPRSLVQHALGRFLEESGLDFEQVFKLGSKDGGDTFNMTSLGLRGSRFHNGVSRIHGGVASLMEGDIWPQVPPGENPIGYITNGVHVPTFLAPEWSSLFDIQAPTWKSELRNPEFWEFIDQIPDYHYWSVHKALKQQMGEYIVRRLKRQHKRNGTGHSVTYRMTRQLISSEKDTLVIGFARRFATYKRATLIFSDLERLEQILTNPDRPVVLVFAGKAHPKDKPGQQLIKVIHDLSMHPALMGHVILLEDYDQAMARRLLSGVDVWLNTPEYPKEASGTSGEKAALNGALNLSVLDGWWGEGYDGKNGWGIPPRDTELDPEFRNEEEARDLIDLIEFEVVPLYYDRASQGFSKGWVKRSKASMKSITPRFNAQRMVMDYVNNYYQPASSQGALLMADGGQVAIGLAGWKARVRHAWPGVELRVVDCVASSCPHDGAVELRVEAALNGLSADDVRVECLVSPECTGTHSSPGPDSFLLEKESETEGRTVFATRVQPPYPGLQTLRLRMYPHHESLTHPLEMGAMLWA, encoded by the coding sequence ATGCATAAAGCAACGGAATTCCGACTCGAAGCCAACCCCCTGATTCCGGAGCCGCTGGAGCGACTGGAAGAGCTTGCCAACGATCTGTTCTACAGTTGGGACCATGGAGTACGCAGCCTGTTTGCCAGGATTGACCTTCGGCTCTGGCAGAAGGTGGAGCACAACCCGAAGCTTTTCCTGCGCCGGGTCGCCCAGGACCGGCTCGATGAAGCATCCGAAGACCGGGCGTTTCTGGCCGAGTATCGCCGAGTGCTCAGCAGCTATGACTCCTATCTTGAGTCCGGGCCTGACCCCGAAGTGACTGAAAAACTGGAGCCGGAAAAGGCTCTGGTGGCTTACTTCTGCGCCGAGTTCGGTTTCCACGAGAGTTTTCCGATCTATTCCGGCGGCCTGGGCATTCTGGCCGGGGATCACTGTAAGGCGGCGAGTGATCTTGCCTTGCCTTTCGTTGCGGTCGGCCTGTTGTATCGGCAGGGCTACTTTATTCAAAGTATCGACGCCCATGGCCAACAGATTGCGCGCTATCGGTCTCATTCAAGCGATGAACTGCCCATCACGCCGCTGGAGATAAACGGCGAAGTGCTCAAAGTTTCAGTTCCCTTCCCTGGTCGCGATGTTGTTGCGCGGGTTTGGGAAGCACGCGTTGGCCATATCCGGCTGTACCTGCTTGACAGCTATACCGAGGAAAACAGCCCGGAGGATCAGGACCTTACACTCCAACTGTATGGTGGCGACGAATCCACCCGTATCAGCCAGGAAATGCTGCTGGGCATCGGCGGTGCCCGGGTATTGGAAGCCCTGAACCTGATCCCGACGGTCTGGCACATCAACGAAGGTCATGCTGCGTTTCAGATTCTTGAGCGTTGCCGGCAAACCATGGCGTCCGGGCTGGCGTTCGAGGCTGCGCTGGAAGCGGTTGCCGGCGCGACCCTGTTCACCACCCATACACCCGTTGCCGCCGGACACGACATTTTTCCACGCTCCCTGGTTCAACATGCCCTTGGTCGTTTTCTGGAAGAGTCCGGGCTGGATTTCGAGCAGGTGTTCAAACTCGGCTCAAAGGACGGCGGGGACACCTTCAATATGACCAGTCTCGGGCTCCGCGGCTCGCGTTTTCACAATGGTGTCAGCCGCATTCACGGAGGTGTCGCGTCGCTTATGGAAGGCGATATCTGGCCGCAGGTGCCGCCCGGGGAGAATCCCATTGGTTACATCACCAATGGCGTGCATGTGCCCACCTTTCTGGCACCGGAATGGTCCAGTCTGTTTGACATCCAGGCGCCTACCTGGAAAAGCGAACTTAGGAATCCGGAATTCTGGGAATTTATCGACCAGATTCCGGATTATCATTACTGGAGCGTACACAAGGCCCTGAAACAGCAAATGGGCGAATACATCGTCCGGCGCCTGAAGCGCCAGCATAAGCGTAATGGCACCGGCCACTCCGTGACATACCGGATGACTCGTCAGCTGATTTCTTCGGAAAAAGACACGTTGGTGATCGGTTTTGCCCGGCGGTTCGCTACCTACAAGCGAGCGACGCTTATCTTTTCAGATCTGGAGCGGCTGGAGCAGATTCTCACCAACCCGGATCGCCCGGTGGTACTGGTTTTCGCCGGCAAGGCCCACCCGAAAGACAAACCCGGGCAGCAATTGATCAAGGTTATCCATGATCTGTCCATGCACCCCGCTTTGATGGGGCACGTAATCCTGCTGGAGGATTATGACCAGGCCATGGCTCGCCGGCTACTCAGTGGCGTGGATGTCTGGTTGAATACCCCGGAATACCCGAAGGAAGCCAGTGGCACCTCCGGCGAAAAAGCCGCGCTGAACGGTGCCCTCAACTTGAGCGTACTGGATGGCTGGTGGGGCGAAGGCTATGACGGCAAAAACGGCTGGGGCATTCCACCAAGAGACACCGAACTGGATCCGGAGTTCCGGAATGAAGAAGAAGCCCGGGACCTGATTGATCTGATCGAATTCGAGGTGGTGCCCCTGTATTACGATCGTGCCTCCCAGGGTTTTTCGAAGGGCTGGGTAAAACGCTCCAAGGCCTCGATGAAATCCATTACGCCCCGGTTCAATGCCCAGCGCATGGTGATGGACTATGTGAATAATTATTACCAGCCGGCTTCAAGTCAGGGAGCGCTTCTTATGGCCGACGGCGGCCAGGTAGCGATCGGGCTCGCAGGCTGGAAGGCAAGGGTAAGGCACGCCTGGCCCGGGGTTGAACTGCGAGTCGTTGACTGCGTCGCGTCCTCGTGTCCGCATGACGGTGCCGTGGAACTTCGGGTGGAGGCTGCACTCAATGGCCTGTCAGCGGATGATGTTCGGGTGGAATGCCTGGTCAGCCCGGAATGCACCGGCACCCACAGCAGCCCCGGGCCTGACAGCTTCCTACTCGAGAAAGAGAGTGAAACAGAAGGCCGAACCGTATTCGCCACTCGTGTTCAGCCACCCTATCCCGGCCTGCAGACCCTCAGGTTGCGGATGTATCCGCATCATGAATCGTTGACTCATCCACTGGAAATGGGCGCCATGCTCTGGGCCTGA
- the glgA gene encoding glycogen synthase GlgA → MIRVLFATSEVYPMVKTGGLADVSASLPEALCRLEYDVQILLPGYPDALKAARKAGSRRKVRFQLGQYNVSLWQTRLPGTAVTLWLVDCPPLFDRPGNPYKNEQGKDWWDNAHRFELFGKVGAMIATGEAGLAWKPDLVHCNDWQTGLIPVFLEPYRARPGTVFTIHNLAYQGLFSHETFRALGLPDSLWRLEQLEFHDQLSFIKGGLVFSDRITTVSPTYALEIQSPEFGNGLDGLLRHRQHALSGILNGIDTRVWNPEEDPELAFHYGQDHLKNKAKCKASLQQELGLEVKGGPLMGFVGRLVDQKGVDWLLSVMPELLEQGCQFVILGSGEDRYEEPLKQLARRWPGQMSLTLGYNEGLSHRITAGSDLFLMPSRFEPCGLNQMYSLRYGTIPVVHGVGGLVDTVQDPLDVGIDKANGFVFTGASAESLLATVNRALLVFANRKQWRQLQGNGMATDYSWKQRARTYGDLYQCILKEREQ, encoded by the coding sequence ATGATCCGGGTTCTCTTCGCCACCAGTGAGGTCTACCCAATGGTGAAAACCGGCGGCCTCGCCGACGTTTCGGCCAGCTTGCCGGAAGCTCTCTGCCGTCTTGAATACGATGTCCAGATTCTATTGCCCGGTTACCCGGATGCGCTCAAGGCTGCCAGAAAGGCCGGCTCCCGCAGAAAGGTCCGATTCCAGCTTGGTCAATACAATGTCAGCCTCTGGCAGACCAGGTTGCCGGGTACAGCTGTAACGCTCTGGCTCGTGGACTGCCCACCGCTGTTTGATCGACCAGGCAACCCCTACAAGAACGAGCAAGGGAAAGACTGGTGGGACAATGCTCACCGTTTTGAACTGTTCGGCAAGGTAGGCGCCATGATCGCCACTGGTGAAGCCGGGTTGGCCTGGAAACCCGATCTGGTCCATTGCAATGACTGGCAGACCGGGCTGATTCCGGTTTTCCTTGAGCCCTATCGGGCAAGGCCGGGAACGGTATTTACCATTCACAATCTTGCCTACCAGGGGCTTTTTTCCCACGAAACCTTCCGGGCCCTTGGCCTGCCGGACTCCCTCTGGCGACTTGAGCAGCTGGAGTTCCATGACCAGCTATCCTTCATCAAGGGTGGCCTGGTGTTTAGCGACAGGATCACCACGGTGAGTCCCACCTATGCCCTGGAAATACAGAGCCCGGAATTCGGCAATGGTCTGGATGGTTTGCTCAGGCACCGACAGCACGCATTGAGCGGTATCCTCAACGGCATCGATACCCGGGTCTGGAACCCGGAGGAAGACCCGGAACTGGCTTTCCATTACGGCCAGGATCACCTGAAGAATAAGGCCAAGTGCAAGGCCAGCTTGCAACAGGAACTTGGGCTGGAAGTAAAAGGCGGCCCGTTAATGGGGTTCGTCGGGCGTCTGGTGGATCAAAAAGGCGTGGACTGGTTGCTGTCCGTGATGCCGGAGTTGCTCGAACAGGGCTGCCAGTTTGTCATCCTCGGCTCCGGGGAGGACCGCTACGAGGAACCCCTGAAACAATTGGCCAGGAGATGGCCGGGACAAATGTCCCTTACCCTGGGCTACAACGAGGGGTTGTCCCATCGAATCACGGCCGGTAGTGACCTGTTCCTGATGCCTTCGAGATTCGAACCCTGCGGGCTCAACCAGATGTATAGCCTCAGGTACGGGACGATTCCGGTGGTACACGGTGTTGGCGGACTGGTTGATACGGTTCAGGACCCTCTGGATGTTGGAATCGATAAGGCAAACGGTTTTGTTTTCACCGGCGCCAGCGCCGAGTCGCTCCTCGCCACCGTCAACCGCGCACTGCTGGTTTTTGCTAATCGTAAACAATGGCGACAGTTGCAGGGAAACGGCATGGCAACCGACTATTCCTGGAAGCAACGGGCTCGTACCTATGGCGATCTGTATCAGTGCATTCTCAAAGAACGTGAACAATAA
- the glgB gene encoding 1,4-alpha-glucan branching protein GlgB: MDSPTLSEFDLHLFAEGRHWHIYNVLGAHVCRNQGVEGVRFAVWAPHAKAVTVIGDFNHWDSSAHPMDLHEGTGVWSCFIDGIGAGALYKFAITTEKGHQLLKTDPYGQAFELRPSTAAVVTERGHFGWGDGDWLVRRGRWNWQDSPISIYEVHAASWRHHGSGRWLNYRELADQLLPYVQEMGFTHIELLPVTEHPLDESWGYQTTGYYAPTSRFGSPDDLRYLVDQCHQHNIGVILDWVPGHFPTDEHALAQFDGSALYEHADPRKGRHQDWGTLIYNYGRHEVRNFLIGSALFWLDAFHIDGLRVDAVASMLYLNYSRKEGEWLPNEHGGHENLEAIEFLRELNRVCQSRFPGTLVCAEESTSWPRVTRPPEIGGLGFNLKWNMGWMHDTLDYMAQDPVYRQYHHDKLTFGLLYAFSENFLLPLSHDEVVHGKGSLINKMTGDEWQQRASLRVLLTYMFSYPGAKLLFMGGEFGQRREWSESRELDWSLLSYPEHQGIKKLVQDLNGVYRREVSLHGACFTPDGFEWIDCHDSPQSVISFLRTAKGETSVIVVNFTPMPRHHYRIGLPQGGNWQEIFNSDSEYYGGSNLGNPYPMPADQQPWMNRDWSVELTLPPLGAIILRPAL; this comes from the coding sequence ATGGATAGTCCAACGCTCAGCGAATTCGACCTCCATCTCTTTGCCGAAGGCCGGCACTGGCACATCTACAATGTGTTGGGCGCTCATGTCTGCAGAAACCAAGGCGTCGAGGGCGTCAGGTTTGCAGTTTGGGCCCCACACGCCAAAGCGGTCACCGTTATCGGCGATTTTAACCACTGGGATTCCAGCGCCCATCCAATGGATCTGCACGAAGGAACCGGTGTCTGGTCCTGCTTTATTGATGGCATTGGTGCTGGCGCTCTCTACAAGTTCGCCATTACCACCGAGAAAGGCCATCAGCTTCTGAAAACCGACCCCTATGGGCAAGCCTTTGAGCTGAGGCCCTCAACGGCCGCCGTGGTGACGGAACGCGGGCATTTTGGTTGGGGCGACGGTGACTGGCTTGTCAGACGTGGCCGGTGGAACTGGCAGGACTCTCCCATCTCAATCTACGAGGTTCATGCCGCCTCCTGGCGCCATCATGGGTCCGGCCGTTGGCTGAACTACCGTGAGCTGGCAGACCAGCTGCTTCCCTACGTACAGGAAATGGGCTTCACCCACATCGAGCTGTTGCCGGTCACAGAGCACCCTTTGGACGAATCCTGGGGTTACCAGACCACCGGCTATTATGCGCCGACCAGCCGTTTCGGAAGCCCGGACGATCTGCGCTACCTGGTAGACCAGTGCCATCAACACAACATTGGCGTGATCCTGGACTGGGTACCGGGGCACTTTCCCACCGATGAACACGCGCTCGCCCAATTTGATGGCAGCGCGCTATATGAGCATGCAGACCCCCGAAAAGGGCGCCATCAGGACTGGGGCACGCTCATTTACAATTACGGCCGGCATGAGGTTCGCAACTTCCTGATCGGCAGCGCCCTGTTCTGGCTGGATGCCTTCCACATTGACGGGCTGCGGGTGGATGCGGTGGCGTCCATGCTCTACCTCAACTACTCCCGCAAGGAAGGCGAGTGGTTGCCCAACGAGCATGGTGGCCACGAAAACCTTGAAGCCATAGAGTTTCTCCGGGAATTGAACCGGGTCTGCCAGAGCCGGTTCCCCGGAACGCTGGTCTGCGCGGAAGAATCCACCTCCTGGCCTCGTGTGACCCGGCCGCCGGAAATCGGCGGGCTGGGCTTTAATCTCAAATGGAACATGGGCTGGATGCACGACACCCTGGATTATATGGCACAGGACCCGGTTTACCGACAGTACCATCACGATAAGCTGACTTTCGGGCTGCTGTATGCGTTCTCGGAAAACTTCCTGCTGCCGCTGTCCCACGATGAAGTGGTTCATGGCAAGGGCAGCCTGATCAACAAGATGACCGGGGACGAGTGGCAGCAGCGGGCCTCGCTACGGGTGCTCCTCACCTATATGTTCAGCTATCCCGGGGCCAAGCTGCTGTTTATGGGCGGTGAGTTTGGCCAGCGGCGGGAGTGGAGCGAATCCCGCGAGCTGGACTGGTCGCTGCTGTCTTATCCAGAGCATCAGGGCATCAAAAAACTGGTTCAGGATCTGAATGGCGTTTACCGGCGGGAAGTCTCGCTGCACGGGGCCTGCTTCACCCCGGACGGATTCGAGTGGATCGATTGCCATGACTCTCCACAGTCGGTAATCAGTTTCCTGCGCACGGCCAAGGGCGAGACCTCGGTGATTGTCGTCAACTTCACGCCGATGCCCAGGCACCATTACCGGATCGGGCTTCCGCAGGGAGGCAACTGGCAGGAAATCTTCAATTCTGATTCCGAGTACTACGGTGGCAGTAACCTCGGTAATCCCTACCCTATGCCAGCGGACCAACAGCCCTGGATGAACCGTGACTGGTCGGTGGAACTGACCCTGCCGCCGCTGGGGGCCATCATCCTGAGGCCGGCCCTATGA
- the glgC gene encoding glucose-1-phosphate adenylyltransferase — translation MQTAKRFVSRLTRQTLALVLAGGRGSRLHDLTKWRAKPAVPFGGKFRIIDFPLSNCINSGIGQVGVITQYKSHSLIRHIQRGWGFLRGELDEFVELLPAQQRIETSWYEGTADAVLQNLDIIRSHRPEYVLILAGDHVYKMDYGTMLAHHVENDADITVGCIQVPIDEASAFGVMSVDDELRVTEFVEKPEQPQPMPGQPGKALASMGIYVFSTQVLFDELMRDHQMDGNSSHDFGKDIIPSVIKRLRVVAFPFRNPVQNKPAYWRDVGTVDALWQANLELIGISPELNLYDSHWPIWTYQEQLPPAKFVFDDDNRRGMAVDSMVAGGCIVSGAVVKHSLLFSQVKVHSYSQVSDSVIYPDVDIGRHCHIRNALIDRGCRIPEGTRIGFDAVEDQKRFYVSPKGIVLITPEMLGQDYPHGL, via the coding sequence ATGCAAACGGCCAAGCGTTTCGTCAGTCGTCTCACTCGTCAAACCCTCGCCCTCGTGCTTGCGGGTGGTCGGGGATCCCGCCTCCACGATCTCACGAAGTGGCGCGCCAAACCGGCGGTTCCCTTTGGCGGCAAGTTCCGGATTATCGATTTCCCACTTTCCAACTGCATCAACTCGGGCATAGGCCAGGTTGGCGTGATTACCCAGTACAAATCCCATTCCCTGATCCGCCATATCCAGCGCGGCTGGGGTTTTCTGAGGGGAGAGCTGGACGAATTCGTGGAGCTGTTGCCCGCCCAGCAGCGAATTGAAACCTCCTGGTATGAAGGAACGGCCGATGCGGTGCTACAGAACCTCGACATCATTCGCAGCCACAGGCCGGAGTACGTACTGATTTTGGCCGGCGACCATGTCTACAAGATGGATTACGGCACCATGCTGGCCCATCATGTTGAGAACGATGCCGATATCACCGTCGGCTGTATCCAGGTACCGATTGATGAGGCCTCTGCGTTCGGCGTTATGTCGGTCGATGATGAACTCAGAGTTACAGAATTTGTTGAAAAGCCGGAGCAGCCCCAGCCGATGCCCGGTCAGCCTGGCAAGGCGCTGGCTTCCATGGGCATCTATGTGTTCAGCACCCAGGTGCTTTTTGATGAACTGATGCGTGACCATCAAATGGATGGGAACTCTTCCCACGATTTCGGAAAGGACATCATTCCGTCCGTGATCAAACGCCTTCGCGTGGTTGCGTTCCCATTCCGCAATCCCGTTCAGAACAAGCCGGCCTACTGGCGGGACGTCGGAACCGTTGATGCCCTTTGGCAGGCGAACCTTGAGCTGATCGGCATCAGCCCGGAACTGAACCTCTACGATTCCCACTGGCCCATCTGGACCTACCAGGAACAGTTGCCACCGGCAAAGTTCGTGTTCGACGATGACAATCGGCGTGGCATGGCGGTGGATTCCATGGTGGCCGGTGGCTGTATCGTGTCCGGGGCTGTGGTGAAACATTCCCTTCTGTTTTCGCAGGTTAAAGTTCATTCTTACAGTCAAGTATCAGATTCTGTTATCTATCCGGACGTGGATATTGGCCGCCACTGCCATATCCGAAATGCGTTGATTGATCGGGGATGCCGGATTCCTGAGGGCACACGCATCGGTTTTGATGCAGTTGAAGACCAGAAGCGGTTTTATGTTTCACCCAAAGGTATTGTGCTGATCACGCCCGAGATGCTCGGGCAGGATTACCCCCATGGCCTCTGA